CGCGTTAGTTGTTTATTAAAGGGCTTTTTTGGAGGTGCCGCATATCAGCAAGGAACTGCTCATCAATGAGGAGATTAAAGACAGGGAAGTTAGGGTAATTGATGCCGACGGTAATCAGCTTGGCATAATGCCGACGCGCGAAGCGCTTAAAATTTCGGCAGAAAAGAATCTTGATTTAGTTAAGATTGCTCCCAAGGCAACACCGCCTGTCTGCCGCATAATGGATTATGGCAAGTATCGGTTTGAATTAGCTAAGAAGGAAAAAGAAGCGAGAAAGAATCAAAAAGTTGTGGATGTTAAAGAGATTCGCATGTCGCTTAATATCGACACGCATGATCTCCAGACTAAGGTTAATCATGCACATCAATTTTTGAAAAGCGGTAATAAGGTAAAGGTAACAGTCCGCTTTCGCGGCCGCGAGATGGCTCATACGGAGCTGGGCGGCAACCTGCTTGCACGTTTTGCCGAGGCTTGCGCGGACTATGCCTCACTGGAAAAGCAGCCAAAGCTAGAAGGACGTAGCATGTCTTTGTTCCTGGCACCGAAGCCTGCGAATAACAAAGCATAACGTACTTAAGCAAAAGGGAGGTTACTACGATGCCGAAGTTGAAAAATCACAGCGGTTTGTCAAAACGTGTAAAGCTGACCAAAAACGGTAAGGTCAAGCGTGCACATGCATATAAGTCACATATTTTAAACAAGAAAACTACAAAGCGTAAAAGAGGTTTGAGACACGCAACCTATTTTGACGCTTCAAACATGAAGGCGGCAAAACGCCTCATCCCTTATATGTAAACAGATAGACCGCTGTCTGCGGTACGGAGGTAATAGAAAATGGCGAGAGTTAAGGGCGCGATAATGACGCGCAAAAGAAGAAAAAAGGTATTAAAGCTTGCCAAGGGTTACTGGGGCGGTAAGAGTAGGCTTTTCCGCACAGCTAACCAGGCAGTTATGAAGTCTTTGGCTTACGCATATGTAGGCCGTAAAAATAAAAAGCGTGATTTCCGTTCTTTGTGGATTACTCGTATTTCAGCGGGTTGCAAAATGAACGGTATAAACTACTCAACATTTATCTATGGACTTAAAAAGGCTGGCATTTCGCTCAACCGCAAGATGCTTTCAGAGCTCGCGGTCAATGATGCACAGGCCTTTACAGCTCTTGTTGAGAAAGCAAAAGCGGCGCTTTAATCGCAGCTTAGCCCGGGTACAGAAATGCGCCCGGGCATTCGTGTTTTCAAGTGCAAATAGGTGGGAGGTCGTAATTACGGTTATTTCAAGCCGGGAAAATAAACTTGTAAAAGAATATATATCGCTTCGCGACAAGAGAAATAAACGCCGCGAAACAGGATTGTTTGTGATTGAGGGCGCAAGGCTTTCTTTTGACGCGGCGCAAAGCGGGACTGAGCTGACTGCCGTATTCATAACGCCTGAGGCTCAGGAGAAATACGCAGACTATTGCAGTGCTATTGAGCGGACAGGTGCCCCTGTCTACCAAATTACATCCAAGGTGGCTTCCCACCTGGCCGACACGCGCACGTCACAGGGTATCTTCTGCATAGCTAAAATGCGTGATACCTCCCTTGATATCACAAACTTAAACCCGAACGGCTTATATCTTGCACTTGAAAACCTTCAGGACCCCGGAAATCTCGGGACAATACTGCGTACAGCCGAGGCGATGGGGATTGACGGCATATTGCTTTCCTCAGGCTGCACTGACATCTATTCACCGAAAGTCGTAAGGGCCTCGATGGGCGCGGTTTTTCGGGTTGATTTTGTTTCGGGTCTTGACCTCACCACGGCACTAAGTACGTTAAAGGCAAAAGGGCACACAGTATTGGCCGCTGTTGCAAAAGGTGGGGAGGACTTGCTCTCTGTTGACTTCTCAAAAGGCGCCGTAGCGGTCATTGGCAATGAGGGAAACGGGCTTACCGACGACTGCATAAAGGCATGTTCAAAGAGCGTGACTGTAAGAATGAGGGGACGTGCCGAGTCGCTTAATGCCGCTGCTGCCGCGACAGTGATCATTTGGGAAATGACAAAGAAGCTGATGTAAGGATAGTTATAAATTTGGCTGATTCGGTTCGCAAACACAAATCGTATGGTTTTGACGGAGGTTATTATGGCAGAGGATTTGGTTGAACATTGGATCTGGCTGCAGCAGGTATTTGGAGCGGGCAGCCCTAAACCTGACAAGCTTGTTAAAGAATTCGGCAGCGTCGGGGCCGTCTATGAGGCAGGGCAGGCCGATTATCTGAAAACGGGCTTTTTGACTGAAAAAGAGATAAGGCGCCTTAATAACAAATCCCTTGAACGAAGCAAAAAAATAGTCAGCGACTGTATGAAAAATGGCTATAAGATATTAACGACGCCAGATATGCCGCAGACGCTTCAAGATATATATGCGCCGCCCTGTGTCCTGTATGTATGGGGTGATCTTCCGCAGCCTTACGACAGCCTATATATTGCGATGGTCGGCACGAGAAACGTAACTCCATACGGGGTGGAGGTCGCCACAAAATTGTCAGTGGGGCTTGCACGCTGCGGGGTTACAGTAGTCAGCGGTTTGGCTGTCGGTGTCGACGCGGCGGCTCACAAAGGTGCGCTTAAGGGCGGCGGAAAAACCGTTGCGGTTGTCGGAGGCGGAATAGATATCGACTATCCTTCGGGACACCGGGAGCTAAAACGACTTATTTCTCAAAACGGGGCGGTTGTCTCGGAATATCCTCCTGGGACGTCTCCCGCCCGCGCGAATTTTCCGATAAGAAACCGCATAATTGCTGGGCTGTCGCTCGGTTGTGTTGTTGTCGAGGCCGGCAGCCGAAGCGGAGCGCTGATTACCGCGTCACTTGCAGCGGAAATGGGCAGAGATGTTTTTGCTGTTCCCGGCAGCATTTTCAGTTCTGAGAGCAAAGGCACAAACAGGCTGCTGCGGGACGGCGTCAAACCGGTTTGCGGCGTTATGGATATTTTGGAGGAATATATCGGACTTTTCCCTCAAAATATAATCTCAAAAATAACTTCAAGAGAACTGGAAATCGAAGAACAGCAGCTTAACTTTGATTCAGTTAAAAATAGTTCCCAAAGTACTGCTTCAAACGCAGAAAGACCGCCGCTTGCTAAAGGGACAAAAGAGAATGCCGATGAGCTTCCCTTTATAACACTTGATAATAACAACGGCCTGCAAAGCAGTGCTGGCACAGAATCAACAGCGAAAGCAAAATATGTTGAAAATAATTCTGTAAAGTCTTATCCACGCGCAGTGTCTTCACATGATGAAGGGGGAAAAACCAAGCAGTTGCCAACGTCCGCGGGGAACAGAGAGGTTAACTCTGCGAACCACCTCGCGTCTTGTCACCACGCAGCGTCTTCACATGATGAAGAGGAAAAAATCAATCAGTTGCCAACGTCCGCGGGGAACAGAGATGTTAACTCTGCGAACTACCTCGCGTCTTGCCCCCGCGCAGCGGGCTTGAGCGAAAAGCAGTTGTTGGTATATAATGTATTATCAGAAGTCCCGCAGCACGTTGATGATATTGCGCTGAAGGCGAATATGGAATTAAGAACAGTGCTGGCAGTGCTGACGACCCTGGAAATCGAGGGTTACGTACAGTCCTTTCCGGGAAGAAGATATAAATTAGCCAGATAGATGCGAATACTTTTTTATTAAAAAGCATAAAAAGTTCTATTTTTTTAACGATACCCGTTATATAATAATTAAAGCAATTCCATAAGAAGTTAATCCTTTTATATCCACTGAAGAATTGTCCTAAATATAGCGACTGTTTTAGGAAAGAACAGTATTAAGACAAGTAAACTATAAAGGTGATATGTTAATGTCCGATTTGGTAATAGTTGAGTCACCCACAAAGGCGGATACAATAAAAAAATATCTCGGAAGAGGTTATAATGTCATAGCTTCAATGGGACATGTCCGAGACCTGCCAAAAAGCCGCATGGGTGTAGACTTAGACAATGGTTTCACGCCAGAATACATTTCAATAAGGGGCAAAGCCGCCCTTATAAAAATGCTTAAAAAGGAAGCAAAACAAAGCAAAAGAATTTATCTCGCAACAGACCCCGACCGCGAAGGAGAAGCAATAAGCTGGCACCTGTCAAAGATACTCGGTATCGACGAAGACGCGCCGGTTCGGGTTACATTCAATGAGATCACAAAAACCGCTGTCAAAGAGGGAATAAAACACCCGCGCAGCATTGACCTCAACCTTGTAAACGCACAGCAGGCCAGAAGAATCCTTGACCGCATTGTTGGTTACAGCTTAAGCCCATTCCTGTGGAAAAAGGTAAAACGCGGGCTTTCTGCCGGCCGAGTCCAGTCTGTCGCGGTGCGTATGATAGTCGACAGGGAAGAAGAGATAAGGGCTTTCCAGCCGCAGGAATACTGGACCATAGAGGCCAAAGACCTAACTACAAAGAATTCAAAAAAAACCTTTGACGCAAAATTTTTCGGAGACAAAAACGGGAAAATTGAGATAAAGACAAAAGAACAGGCTGACGCCATACTTGAAAAGGTAAAAGAAGCGGAGTTTGCGGTTGTGTCTGTTAAGAAGAGTGAACGCAAACGCTCGCCCGCCCCTCCTTTTACCACCTCAACCCTTCAGCAGGAAGCGTCCAAACGCCTTAATTTTCAGTCAAAGAAAACTATGCAGATCGCGCAGGAGCTGTATGAAGGTGTTAAAATAAAGGACTACGGTGCAATAGGCCTTATCACCTATATGAGAACCGACTCGCTGCGTATTGCTGATGAGGCGCGGGAAAACGCGGCAAAGTTCATTGAGCAGCATTACGGCAAGGAATACCTGCCGGAAAAACCGCGCGTTTATAAGACGAAAAAGGGCTCTCAGGACGCACATGAGGCTATCCGCCCGACTGTGCAGGAACTGACTCCAGAGAAGGTCAAAGACAGCCTCA
This DNA window, taken from [Clostridium] cellulosi, encodes the following:
- the infC gene encoding Translation initiation factor IF-3 (High confidence in function and specificity) — its product is MEVPHISKELLINEEIKDREVRVIDADGNQLGIMPTREALKISAEKNLDLVKIAPKATPPVCRIMDYGKYRFELAKKEKEARKNQKVVDVKEIRMSLNIDTHDLQTKVNHAHQFLKSGNKVKVTVRFRGREMAHTELGGNLLARFAEACADYASLEKQPKLEGRSMSLFLAPKPANNKA
- a CDS encoding hypothetical protein (Family membership), with the protein product MPKLKNHSGLSKRVKLTKNGKVKRAHAYKSHILNKKTTKRKRGLRHATYFDASNMKAAKRLIPYM
- a CDS encoding 50S ribosomal protein L20 (High confidence in function and specificity), whose product is MARVKGAIMTRKRRKKVLKLAKGYWGGKSRLFRTANQAVMKSLAYAYVGRKNKKRDFRSLWITRISAGCKMNGINYSTFIYGLKKAGISLNRKMLSELAVNDAQAFTALVEKAKAAL
- a CDS encoding tRNA/rRNA methyltransferase SpoU (High confidence in function and specificity): MMHRPLQLLLRKQKRRFNRSLARVQKCARAFVFSSANRWEVVITVISSRENKLVKEYISLRDKRNKRRETGLFVIEGARLSFDAAQSGTELTAVFITPEAQEKYADYCSAIERTGAPVYQITSKVASHLADTRTSQGIFCIAKMRDTSLDITNLNPNGLYLALENLQDPGNLGTILRTAEAMGIDGILLSSGCTDIYSPKVVRASMGAVFRVDFVSGLDLTTALSTLKAKGHTVLAAVAKGGEDLLSVDFSKGAVAVIGNEGNGLTDDCIKACSKSVTVRMRGRAESLNAAAAATVIIWEMTKKLM
- a CDS encoding hypothetical protein (Family membership), with the protein product MAEDLVEHWIWLQQVFGAGSPKPDKLVKEFGSVGAVYEAGQADYLKTGFLTEKEIRRLNNKSLERSKKIVSDCMKNGYKILTTPDMPQTLQDIYAPPCVLYVWGDLPQPYDSLYIAMVGTRNVTPYGVEVATKLSVGLARCGVTVVSGLAVGVDAAAHKGALKGGGKTVAVVGGGIDIDYPSGHRELKRLISQNGAVVSEYPPGTSPARANFPIRNRIIAGLSLGCVVVEAGSRSGALITASLAAEMGRDVFAVPGSIFSSESKGTNRLLRDGVKPVCGVMDILEEYIGLFPQNIISKITSRELEIEEQQLNFDSVKNSSQSTASNAERPPLAKGTKENADELPFITLDNNNGLQSSAGTESTAKAKYVENNSVKSYPRAVSSHDEGGKTKQLPTSAGNREVNSANHLASCHHAASSHDEEEKINQLPTSAGNRDVNSANYLASCPRAAGLSEKQLLVYNVLSEVPQHVDDIALKANMELRTVLAVLTTLEIEGYVQSFPGRRYKLAR
- the topA gene encoding DNA topoisomerase 1 (High confidence in function and specificity), whose amino-acid sequence is MSDLVIVESPTKADTIKKYLGRGYNVIASMGHVRDLPKSRMGVDLDNGFTPEYISIRGKAALIKMLKKEAKQSKRIYLATDPDREGEAISWHLSKILGIDEDAPVRVTFNEITKTAVKEGIKHPRSIDLNLVNAQQARRILDRIVGYSLSPFLWKKVKRGLSAGRVQSVAVRMIVDREEEIRAFQPQEYWTIEAKDLTTKNSKKTFDAKFFGDKNGKIEIKTKEQADAILEKVKEAEFAVVSVKKSERKRSPAPPFTTSTLQQEASKRLNFQSKKTMQIAQELYEGVKIKDYGAIGLITYMRTDSLRIADEARENAAKFIEQHYGKEYLPEKPRVYKTKKGSQDAHEAIRPTVQELTPEKVKDSLTKDQYKLYKLIWERFTASQMANEVFDTVSADIDADGYVFKAAGSTIKFKGFAAVYEEADTEATGKPLPALQEGDILNKGEIEASQHFTQPPARYTEASLIKTLEENGIGRPSTYAPTITTILARGYVTRENRQLVPTPLGEVTTKLMKENFADIVSVEFTAKMEEDLDKIEEGGQNWVDTLSNFYNGFKNTLKTAEEVLGDVHVKVPDEESDVICENCGRRMVIKMGKYGKFLACPGYPECKNTKPLVQETGALCPACGGKVLQKKSKNGKTYYGCENNPKCPFMTWDVPQQQKCPKCGSNLFKKRGGVLHCLKEGCGYEQERGTDK